The Gilliamella apicola genome window below encodes:
- the rpsA gene encoding 30S ribosomal protein S1 codes for MTESFAQLFEESLNQLDTRSGNMIRGTVVAIDKDVVLVDAGLKSESAIPVEQFKNAQGELEVQVGDVVDVVLDSIEDGFGETILSREKAKRHEAWLTLEKAVEDAATVLGVINGKVKGGFTVDLNGVRAFLPGSLVDVRPLRDTSHIENREIELKVIKLDQKRNNVVVSRRAVIESENSAEREQLLENLQEGSEVKGIIKNLTDYGAFVDLGGVDGLLHITDMAWKRVKHPSEVVEVGQELLVKVLKFDKDRSRVSLGLKQLGEDPWVSIAKRYPEGTKVTGKVTNLTDYGCFVEIETGVEGLVHVSEMDWTNKNIHPSKVVSLGDVVEVVVLEIDEERRRISLGLKQCKPNPWLQFAESHNKGDKVSGKIKSITDFGIFIGLDGGIDGLVHLSDISWNMPGEEAVKSYKKGDDIEAVVLQVDAERERISLGIKQLEDDPFSSFAANYKKGTIVKGTVTAVDAKGATIEIAEGIEGYLKAQDIARERIEDATTALKAGDEVEAKIVNIDRKARAISLSIRAKDEADEKEALAAVNNTTTQEDASFTNAMAEAFKAASKTE; via the coding sequence ATGACTGAATCTTTTGCTCAACTCTTTGAAGAGTCTTTAAATCAACTAGACACTCGTTCTGGTAATATGATCCGCGGTACTGTCGTTGCAATCGACAAAGATGTTGTTTTAGTTGATGCTGGTTTAAAATCTGAATCAGCAATTCCAGTAGAGCAGTTTAAAAATGCCCAAGGCGAATTAGAAGTTCAAGTTGGCGACGTAGTTGATGTCGTTCTTGACTCAATTGAAGATGGCTTTGGCGAAACAATCTTATCTCGTGAAAAAGCTAAACGTCACGAAGCGTGGCTAACACTAGAAAAAGCAGTTGAAGATGCTGCAACAGTTTTAGGTGTTATCAATGGTAAAGTTAAAGGTGGCTTTACGGTTGATCTTAATGGCGTTCGCGCGTTCCTTCCTGGTTCGCTTGTTGATGTTCGTCCATTACGCGATACTTCTCACATTGAAAACAGAGAAATCGAATTAAAAGTTATCAAATTAGACCAAAAACGTAACAACGTAGTTGTTTCACGTCGTGCTGTTATTGAATCTGAAAACAGTGCAGAAAGAGAACAACTTCTTGAAAATCTACAAGAAGGTTCAGAAGTTAAAGGTATTATTAAAAACCTTACTGACTATGGTGCATTCGTTGATCTTGGCGGTGTTGATGGTTTACTTCATATCACTGATATGGCTTGGAAACGTGTTAAACATCCAAGTGAAGTGGTTGAAGTGGGTCAAGAATTACTTGTTAAAGTACTTAAATTTGACAAAGACCGTTCACGTGTATCTCTAGGCTTAAAACAATTAGGCGAAGATCCATGGGTATCAATTGCTAAACGTTATCCAGAAGGTACTAAAGTAACTGGTAAAGTAACTAACTTAACTGATTACGGTTGTTTTGTTGAAATTGAAACAGGTGTTGAAGGTTTAGTTCACGTTTCTGAAATGGATTGGACAAACAAAAATATTCACCCTTCTAAAGTTGTCAGCTTAGGTGACGTGGTTGAAGTTGTTGTTCTTGAAATTGATGAAGAACGTCGTCGTATCTCTCTAGGTCTTAAACAATGTAAACCAAATCCATGGTTACAATTTGCTGAATCACACAACAAAGGTGATAAAGTTAGCGGTAAGATCAAATCAATCACTGATTTTGGTATCTTCATTGGTTTAGATGGTGGTATTGATGGTTTAGTTCATCTTTCAGATATTTCTTGGAATATGCCTGGTGAAGAAGCAGTTAAATCTTACAAGAAAGGTGATGATATCGAAGCTGTTGTGTTACAAGTTGACGCAGAACGTGAACGTATCTCTTTAGGTATTAAACAACTTGAAGATGACCCATTCAGTAGCTTTGCAGCTAACTACAAAAAAGGTACAATCGTTAAAGGTACTGTTACTGCAGTTGATGCTAAAGGTGCAACTATCGAAATCGCAGAAGGTATTGAAGGCTACTTAAAAGCACAAGATATCGCTCGTGAACGTATTGAAGATGCAACTACTGCATTAAAAGCTGGTGATGAAGTTGAAGCTAAGATTGTTAATATCGATCGTAAAGCTCGTGCTATTTCTTTATCAATTCGTGCTAAAGATGAAGCTGATGAAAAAGAAGCACTTGCAGCTGTAAATAACACAACTACTCAAGAAGATGCATCATTTACTAACGCAATGGCGGAAGCATTTAAAGCAGCATCAAAAACTGAGTAA
- the ihfB gene encoding integration host factor subunit beta yields MNRSDLAEKIANWRAHLPVQLVDDAVRDIIEQIALAMESNDRVEIRGFGSFSLNYRAPRKARNPRTGGNVEVKHKYIPHFKPGKELRERVNNAAKA; encoded by the coding sequence ATGAACAGATCAGATTTAGCAGAAAAAATAGCCAACTGGCGGGCTCATCTTCCCGTGCAGCTAGTTGATGATGCTGTGAGAGATATCATCGAGCAGATCGCGTTAGCTATGGAAAGTAATGATCGTGTTGAAATTAGAGGTTTTGGTAGTTTCAGTTTAAATTACCGAGCCCCACGTAAAGCAAGAAATCCTAGAACTGGTGGTAATGTTGAAGTTAAACACAAATATATTCCACACTTTAAACCAGGTAAAGAGTTACGTGAAAGAGTTAATAATGCTGCTAAAGCATAA